The following proteins are co-located in the Rhea pennata isolate bPtePen1 chromosome 2, bPtePen1.pri, whole genome shotgun sequence genome:
- the IGFBP3 gene encoding insulin-like growth factor-binding protein 3, giving the protein MVPRPGVLWAVAAAALALLARRAAAAAALAGPVVRCEPCDARALQQCKPLQPDCAERVREPGCGCCLTCALRLGQPCGIYSERCGAGLSCQPRPEEARPLQALLDGRGLCTNATAGGKLRAFLLPGPHAAGNSSDSEEDRSTSSIENQAIPNSHRVSDSKSHPQHIKIDIIRKEQAKNTQRYKVEYDSQSTDTLNFSSESKQETEYGPCRREMEDTLNHLKILNVLSPRGFHIPNCDKKGFYKKKQCRPSKGRKRGYCWCVDKYGQPLPGYDGKGKGDVHCYNLESK; this is encoded by the exons ATGGTGCCGCGGCCCGGCGTGCTGTGGGcagtggcggcggcggcgctggcgctgctggcgcggcgggcggcggcggcggcggcgctggcggggcCGGTGGTGCGCTGCGAGCCCTGCGACGCGCGGGCGCTGCAGCAGTGCAAGCCGCTGCAGCCCGACTGCGCCGAGCGGGTGCGGGAGCccggctgcggctgctgccTCACCTGCGCGCTGCGCCTCGGCCAGCCCTGCGGCATCTACAGCGAGCGCTGCGGCGCCGGGCTCAGCTGCCAGCCGCGGCCGGAGGAGGCGCGGCCGCTGCAGGCGCTGCTGGACGGCCGCGGGCTCTGCACCAACGCCACGGCCGGCGGCAAGCTGCGGGCCTTCCTGCTGCCCGGACCGCACGCCGCAG GAAATTCCAGTGATTCAGAAGAAGACCGGAGTACCAGTAGCATAGAAAATCAGGCCATCCCAAACTCTCACAGGGTGTCAGATTCCAAGTCGCATCCACAGCACATCAAAATAGATATCATCAGGAAAGAGCAAGCCAAAAATACACAACGCTACAAAGTGGAATATGATTCGCAAAGTACAGATACActgaatttctcttctgaatcCAAACAAGAGACTGAATAT GGTCCCTGTCGTAGAGAAATGGAAGACACATTAAACCACCTAAAGATCCTGAATGTCTTGAGTCCTAGGGGTTTCCATATTCCAAATTGCGACAAGAAGGGGTTCtacaagaaaaagcaa TGCCGCCCATCCAAAGGCCGAAAAAGAGGTTATTGCTGGTGCGTGGATAAATACGGACAGCCGCTTCCTGGATAcgatggaaaaggaaaaggagacgTCCACTGCTATAACTTGGAAAGCAAGTGA